A DNA window from Augochlora pura isolate Apur16 chromosome 9, APUR_v2.2.1, whole genome shotgun sequence contains the following coding sequences:
- the Hs3st-b gene encoding heparan sulfate 3-O sulfotransferase-B isoform X2, which yields MELRKGPWSKKILVPACFLVILIWIFLIDNSLLLAGLSGTPTLQKSRNSVYSTQTHNQNLDHLYIKESSLLNDVESKHSKLSKLQMVSLWTGNSSVKGNLTTRRKYQILRQQGQMPSKQLPTALIIGVKKGGTRALLEFLRLHPAIRAAGSEVHFFDHHYIKGFHWYRHRMPPTLSTQITMEKTPSYFVTSEVPRRVQRMNSAMKLILVVKDPVTRAISDYTQVKSKRANMPKFEDLAFLNGSKIVDTSWVPLKIGVYARHLERWLQYFPLSQFLFVSGERLIVDPVAEITRVQDFLGLKRVICEKHFYFNATKGFPCLLKSEERPTPHCLGKNKGRSHPYIDPVAIQRLRDFYRPFNQRFYQLTGMDFGWL from the exons ATGGAACTTAGAAAGGGGCCCTGGTCAAAAAAGATCTTGGTTCCGGCCTGTTTTTTGGTAATTCTAATCTGGATCTTTCTAATCGACAATTCGTTACTTCTCGCTGGCCTGTCCGGTACACCGACCTTACAAAAATCCAGAAATTCTGTCTACTCTACACAAACACACAATCAAAATCTGGACCATCTCTATATCAAGGAATCCTCACTGCTAAACGATGTCGAATCGAAACATTCAAAGCTATCGAAACTTCAAATGGTGTCACTTTGGACAGGCAACAGCAGCGTTAAAGGAAACTTGACTACGCGGCGAAAATATCAGATCTTGAGGCAGCAGGGCCAGATGCCCAGCAAACAGTTGCCGACTGCTTTGATAATCGGTGTCAAGAAAGGTGGGACTAGAGCGTTACTAGAGTTTTTGCGATTGCATCCAGCGATTCGTGCTGCTGGATCCGAGGTGCACTTCTTTGATCATCACTATATTAAAGGATTTCATTGGTACAG ACACCGAATGCCCCCGACCTTGTCCACGCAAATCACAATGGAGAAAACTCCGTCTTACTTCGTGACAAGCGAAGTCCCCCGAAGAGTCCAGCGCATGAATTCAGCGATGAAGTTAATTCTAGTTGTGAAGGACCCTGTAACCCGAGCCATATCCGATTACACGCAGGTGAAGAGCAAGAGGGCGAACATGCCAAAGTTCGAGGATCTCGCGTTTCTGAATGGATCAAAAATTGTGGACACATCGTGGGTGCCATTGAAAATCGGCGTATACGCAAGACATTTGGAAAGATGGCTCCAGTACTTTCCCTTGTCGCAATTTCTGTTCGTATCCGGCGAACGATTGATCGTGGATCCCGTCGCCGAGATCACGAGGGTGCAGGATTTCCTAGGCCTAAAGAGGGTAATCTgcgagaaacatttttattttaacgccACGAAGGGGTTTCCCTGTTTGCTCAAGTCTGAGGAACGTCCTACTCCCCATTGCCTTG GTAAGAACAAGGGTCGTAGCCATCCCTATATAGACCCTGTAGCAATACAACGATTGAGAGATTTTTATCGTCCATTCAACCAACGATTCTATCAATTGACGGGAATGGATTTCGGTTGGTTGTGA
- the Hs3st-b gene encoding heparan sulfate 3-O sulfotransferase-B isoform X1 codes for MELRKGPWSKKILVPACFLVILIWIFLIDNSLLLAGLSGTPTLQKSRNSVYSTQTHNQNLDHLYIKESSLLNDVESKHSKLSKLQMVSLWTGNSSVKGNLTTRRKYQILRQQGQMPSKQLPTALIIGVKKGGTRALLEFLRLHPAIRAAGSEVHFFDHHYIKGFHWYRHRMPPTLSTQITMEKTPSYFVTSEVPRRVQRMNSAMKLILVVKDPVTRAISDYTQVKSKRANMPKFEDLAFLNGSKIVDTSWVPLKIGVYARHLERWLQYFPLSQFLFVSGERLIVDPVAEITRVQDFLGLKRVICEKHFYFNATKGFPCLLKSEERPTPHCLGKYTIITINFNFLLFYVTSVLLVFCLYVQLFRFHLLVPSKCF; via the exons ATGGAACTTAGAAAGGGGCCCTGGTCAAAAAAGATCTTGGTTCCGGCCTGTTTTTTGGTAATTCTAATCTGGATCTTTCTAATCGACAATTCGTTACTTCTCGCTGGCCTGTCCGGTACACCGACCTTACAAAAATCCAGAAATTCTGTCTACTCTACACAAACACACAATCAAAATCTGGACCATCTCTATATCAAGGAATCCTCACTGCTAAACGATGTCGAATCGAAACATTCAAAGCTATCGAAACTTCAAATGGTGTCACTTTGGACAGGCAACAGCAGCGTTAAAGGAAACTTGACTACGCGGCGAAAATATCAGATCTTGAGGCAGCAGGGCCAGATGCCCAGCAAACAGTTGCCGACTGCTTTGATAATCGGTGTCAAGAAAGGTGGGACTAGAGCGTTACTAGAGTTTTTGCGATTGCATCCAGCGATTCGTGCTGCTGGATCCGAGGTGCACTTCTTTGATCATCACTATATTAAAGGATTTCATTGGTACAG ACACCGAATGCCCCCGACCTTGTCCACGCAAATCACAATGGAGAAAACTCCGTCTTACTTCGTGACAAGCGAAGTCCCCCGAAGAGTCCAGCGCATGAATTCAGCGATGAAGTTAATTCTAGTTGTGAAGGACCCTGTAACCCGAGCCATATCCGATTACACGCAGGTGAAGAGCAAGAGGGCGAACATGCCAAAGTTCGAGGATCTCGCGTTTCTGAATGGATCAAAAATTGTGGACACATCGTGGGTGCCATTGAAAATCGGCGTATACGCAAGACATTTGGAAAGATGGCTCCAGTACTTTCCCTTGTCGCAATTTCTGTTCGTATCCGGCGAACGATTGATCGTGGATCCCGTCGCCGAGATCACGAGGGTGCAGGATTTCCTAGGCCTAAAGAGGGTAATCTgcgagaaacatttttattttaacgccACGAAGGGGTTTCCCTGTTTGCTCAAGTCTGAGGAACGTCCTACTCCCCATTGCCTTGGTAAGTACACTATAATTaccataaatttcaattttttattgttttatgtaaCTTCTGTCCTTCTTGTTTTTTGTCTATATGTCCAATTGTTTCGATTTCATTTACTTGTTCCATCCAAATGCTTTTGA